Proteins encoded within one genomic window of Bacteroides sedimenti:
- a CDS encoding fumarate hydratase, protein MATPPFKYQAPFPMGKDETEYYLLTKEHVSVSEFDGKEILKVDSEGLTMLANAAFRDVAFMLRPEHQKQVAKILSDPEASENDKYVALTFLRNAEVSAKGKLPFCQDTGTAIIVGKKGQQVWTDGCDEEALSKGVYKTYTEENLRYSQNVPLDMYKEINTGCNLPAQIDLYATQGAEYKFLCIAKGGGSANKTYLYQETKALLNPAKLVPFLVEKMKTLGTAACPPYHIAFCIGGTSAETNLKTVKLASAKYYDNLPTSGNEGGQAFRDVELEKQVLLEAQRMGLGAQFGGKYFAHDIRIIRLPRHGASCPVGMGVSCSADRNIKAKINKDGIWIEKMEDNPGQYIPEELRNAGEGDAVKIDLNQPMAEILKELDKYPVSTRLSLNGTIIVGRDIAHAKLQERIDAGLGLPQYVKDHPIYYAGPAKTPAGMPSGSFGPTTAGRMDSYVDTFQENGGSMIMIAKGNRSQQVTDACKKHGGFYLGSIGGPAAILAQNNIKKVECLEYPELGMEAIWKIEVENFPAFILVDNKGNDFFKQIKPICVSCK, encoded by the coding sequence ATGGCAACACCTCCGTTTAAGTATCAAGCTCCGTTCCCAATGGGAAAAGATGAGACTGAGTATTACTTGCTTACTAAAGAACATGTATCTGTAAGTGAGTTTGATGGAAAAGAAATTCTGAAAGTAGATTCAGAAGGATTAACCATGCTGGCGAATGCCGCTTTCCGTGACGTGGCTTTCATGCTTCGTCCCGAACATCAGAAGCAGGTGGCAAAGATTCTTTCTGACCCCGAAGCAAGTGAAAATGATAAATATGTAGCGCTGACATTCCTTCGCAATGCCGAAGTATCTGCAAAAGGAAAGCTTCCTTTCTGTCAGGATACCGGTACTGCAATTATTGTAGGAAAGAAAGGTCAGCAGGTATGGACTGACGGATGCGACGAAGAGGCTCTTTCGAAAGGTGTGTACAAAACATACACTGAAGAAAACCTTCGCTACTCTCAGAATGTGCCTCTGGATATGTACAAAGAGATTAATACAGGATGCAACCTTCCTGCACAGATTGACCTTTACGCAACTCAGGGAGCCGAATACAAGTTCCTTTGCATTGCTAAGGGTGGTGGTTCTGCCAACAAAACATATCTGTACCAGGAAACAAAAGCATTGTTGAACCCAGCCAAGCTGGTTCCGTTCCTGGTTGAAAAGATGAAAACATTGGGTACCGCGGCTTGTCCTCCTTACCACATTGCTTTCTGTATTGGTGGTACTTCTGCCGAAACAAACCTGAAAACAGTGAAGCTGGCTTCTGCCAAGTATTACGATAACCTGCCAACTTCGGGCAACGAAGGCGGACAGGCATTCCGTGATGTTGAACTTGAAAAACAAGTATTGCTCGAAGCTCAGCGCATGGGCTTGGGTGCTCAGTTTGGTGGTAAGTACTTCGCTCACGATATTCGTATCATCCGTTTGCCACGTCACGGTGCATCTTGTCCGGTAGGTATGGGCGTTTCCTGCTCTGCCGACAGAAACATCAAGGCTAAGATCAATAAGGACGGTATCTGGATTGAAAAGATGGAAGATAATCCGGGCCAGTATATTCCTGAAGAATTGCGCAATGCAGGTGAAGGCGATGCAGTGAAGATTGACCTGAACCAGCCAATGGCCGAAATTCTGAAGGAGCTGGATAAGTATCCTGTTTCCACACGTCTTTCTCTGAACGGTACCATCATTGTAGGTCGTGACATTGCTCATGCCAAATTGCAGGAACGTATCGATGCAGGCTTAGGTCTTCCTCAGTACGTAAAAGACCATCCGATTTATTACGCCGGACCGGCAAAAACTCCTGCTGGTATGCCTTCAGGTTCCTTCGGACCGACTACTGCCGGACGTATGGACTCTTATGTTGATACATTCCAGGAAAACGGTGGTAGCATGATTATGATTGCTAAAGGTAACCGCAGTCAGCAGGTAACTGATGCCTGCAAAAAGCATGGCGGTTTCTATTTGGGTAGTATCGGTGGACCGGCTGCTATCCTGGCACAGAATAACATTAAGAAGGTAGAATGCCTTGAATATCCTGAACTGGGTATGGAAGCAATCTGGAAAATTGAAGTGGAAAACTTCCCTGCATTTATTTTGGTGGATAACAAAGGAAACGATTTCTTCAAGCAGATTAAGCCTATTTGTGTAAGCTGTAAGTAA
- the hflX gene encoding GTPase HflX, with the protein MKEFVISEAQTETAVLVALITQTQDERKTYEYLDELAFLAETAGVEVVRNFTQRLDTPNSVTFVGKGKLQEISEYVAENEIGMVIFDDELSAKQLRNIENELKVKILDRTSLILDIFAMRAQTANAKTQVELAQYKYMLPRLTRLWTHLERQSGSSGGGKGGSVGLRGPGETQLEMDKRIILGRMALLKEQLKEIDKQKATQRKNRGRLIRVALVGYTNVGKSTLMNLMAKSEVFAENKLFATLDTTVRKVIINNLPFLLSDTVGFIRKLPTDLVDSFKSTLDEVREADLLLHVVDISHPGFEEQIEVVDKTLTEIGGGGKPCIIIFNKIDAYTHVEKAEDDLTPKTKENRTLDELMNTWMAKLSDNCIFISAREKENVDVMKELLYNKVKELHVQRFPYNDFLYQIYDEDMNE; encoded by the coding sequence ATGAAAGAATTTGTTATTTCAGAAGCACAAACCGAAACAGCAGTTCTGGTGGCCCTGATTACTCAGACGCAGGACGAGCGTAAAACGTATGAATACCTTGACGAGCTGGCTTTCCTTGCTGAGACGGCTGGGGTGGAAGTGGTGCGTAATTTTACGCAGAGACTGGATACTCCTAACTCGGTAACTTTTGTAGGAAAAGGGAAGTTGCAGGAAATAAGTGAATACGTGGCCGAGAATGAAATCGGCATGGTAATATTCGATGATGAACTGTCGGCTAAGCAGTTACGCAATATAGAAAACGAACTGAAGGTTAAAATCCTCGACCGTACTTCTTTGATTCTGGACATATTTGCCATGCGGGCACAAACGGCGAATGCCAAAACACAGGTGGAGCTGGCGCAATACAAATATATGCTTCCACGACTCACCCGATTGTGGACTCACCTTGAACGGCAGAGCGGTAGCTCGGGCGGTGGTAAAGGCGGCTCAGTAGGACTTCGTGGTCCGGGTGAAACGCAGCTTGAAATGGATAAGCGTATTATTCTTGGCCGAATGGCTCTGTTAAAAGAACAACTGAAAGAGATAGACAAACAGAAGGCTACCCAGCGCAAGAACCGCGGCAGACTGATTCGTGTGGCTTTGGTGGGGTATACCAATGTGGGAAAATCGACCTTGATGAATCTGATGGCCAAAAGTGAGGTCTTTGCAGAAAACAAGCTTTTTGCAACGCTCGATACTACGGTGCGTAAGGTGATTATAAATAATTTGCCTTTCCTGCTATCGGATACGGTTGGTTTTATCCGTAAACTTCCTACCGACCTTGTGGATTCCTTTAAATCGACTCTGGACGAGGTAAGGGAGGCCGACTTGCTTTTGCACGTGGTGGATATCTCGCATCCCGGATTCGAAGAGCAAATCGAGGTGGTTGACAAGACACTGACAGAGATTGGTGGAGGAGGTAAGCCTTGCATTATAATCTTTAATAAGATTGATGCTTATACCCATGTTGAGAAAGCTGAAGATGACCTGACTCCAAAAACCAAAGAGAACAGAACGCTGGACGAACTGATGAATACCTGGATGGCGAAACTTAGCGACAATTGCATCTTTATCTCGGCTCGTGAAAAAGAAAATGTGGATGTGATGAAAGAGCTTCTTTATAATAAGGTGAAAGAGCTTCATGTGCAACGTTTCCCCTATAACGATTTTCTTTATCAGATATACGATGAAGATATGAATGAGTAA
- a CDS encoding DUF4954 family protein: METYRVLTEDEIIQLKSQSCLADDWSHVFVSSNFKAGYVHHTRFSGTVKLGSFDGEFTLAGGIRKHAGLRHVTLHNVTVGDCCCIENIQNYIANYDIGEHTFIENVDIILVDGMSSFGNGVSVAVMNETGGREVLINNKLSAQQAYIQALYRHRPELINRMKVITDHYSGKHASETGTIGSHVTIVNTGAIKNLQIGDYARIEGACRLENGSINSEKEAPVYIGYGVICEDFIVSSGSRIDDGAMLSRCFVGQACHLGHNYSASDSLFFSNCQGENGEACAIFAGPFTVTHHKSTLLIAGMFSFMNAGSGSNQSNHMYKLGPIHQGALERGAKTTSDSYILWPARVGAFSLVMGRHVNHSDTSNLPFSYLIEQANTTYLVPGVNLRSVGTIRDAQKWPKRDKRTGTNKLDCINYNLLSPYTIQKMFKGREILKELKRVSGETSEIYSYQSAKIKNQSLNNGIRFYEIAINKFLGNSIIKRLEGGNFKSNDEIRARLKPETETGRGEWVDVAGLIAPKSEVDWLLDGIEQGSIKRLSDINSYFADMHQNYYTYEWTWAYHKIQEFYGLNPAEMTAKDIIKIVNMWKEAVVRLDKMIYDDAKKEFSLSSMTGFGADGSREEKVLDFEQVRGDFESNPFVMAVLKHIEDKSALGDELIGRISPLT, translated from the coding sequence ATGGAAACATACCGTGTGCTTACAGAAGATGAGATTATTCAGCTGAAAAGTCAATCCTGTCTGGCTGACGATTGGAGTCATGTTTTTGTTTCGTCGAACTTTAAGGCCGGTTATGTGCACCACACCCGTTTCTCGGGAACGGTGAAGCTCGGCTCTTTCGATGGTGAATTCACTCTAGCCGGTGGAATAAGAAAGCATGCCGGATTAAGACACGTTACACTTCATAATGTTACCGTAGGCGATTGCTGCTGCATTGAGAATATTCAGAACTACATTGCCAACTATGATATTGGCGAACACACATTCATTGAGAATGTGGATATTATTCTGGTGGATGGCATGAGCAGCTTCGGCAATGGTGTTTCGGTTGCCGTAATGAATGAAACGGGCGGACGCGAGGTGTTGATCAACAACAAGCTTTCTGCCCAGCAAGCTTACATCCAGGCGCTTTATCGCCATCGGCCGGAGTTGATTAATCGGATGAAGGTAATCACCGACCATTATTCCGGCAAGCATGCTTCGGAAACCGGAACAATCGGCTCGCATGTCACTATTGTCAACACCGGAGCCATCAAGAATCTCCAGATTGGTGATTATGCCCGCATTGAAGGCGCTTGCCGACTGGAGAACGGAAGCATAAACAGTGAAAAAGAGGCCCCGGTTTATATTGGATACGGGGTAATTTGCGAGGATTTTATCGTCTCTTCCGGTTCACGCATTGATGATGGCGCCATGTTGTCGCGCTGCTTTGTAGGGCAGGCTTGTCATTTAGGTCACAATTATTCCGCTTCCGACTCTCTCTTCTTCAGCAATTGTCAGGGAGAAAACGGTGAGGCGTGTGCCATTTTTGCCGGACCGTTTACCGTTACCCATCATAAATCCACGTTGCTTATAGCGGGTATGTTCTCGTTTATGAATGCCGGTTCCGGCTCCAACCAGAGCAATCACATGTATAAGCTGGGACCTATTCACCAGGGAGCGTTGGAGCGGGGTGCAAAGACAACATCCGATTCCTATATTCTCTGGCCTGCAAGGGTGGGAGCTTTCTCTCTGGTTATGGGTAGGCACGTGAATCATTCCGATACTTCCAATCTGCCTTTTTCTTATCTGATTGAGCAGGCAAATACCACCTATTTGGTTCCTGGAGTCAATCTCCGTAGTGTAGGAACCATTCGCGACGCCCAGAAATGGCCGAAACGTGATAAGCGGACGGGGACAAATAAGCTGGATTGCATTAATTACAATTTGCTTAGTCCGTACACCATCCAGAAGATGTTTAAGGGACGTGAAATACTGAAGGAGCTGAAACGGGTATCCGGAGAAACCTCAGAGATTTATTCCTACCAAAGTGCAAAGATTAAGAACCAATCACTGAATAACGGCATCCGCTTCTATGAGATTGCCATCAATAAGTTTCTGGGAAACTCGATTATCAAACGGCTGGAAGGGGGCAATTTCAAGAGTAACGATGAGATTCGTGCACGTTTGAAACCCGAGACGGAGACAGGCAGAGGTGAATGGGTGGATGTAGCCGGACTGATTGCTCCTAAGAGCGAGGTGGACTGGTTGCTAGACGGCATTGAACAAGGAAGCATTAAACGTTTGAGTGATATCAATAGCTATTTTGCCGACATGCATCAGAATTATTATACCTATGAATGGACCTGGGCATACCACAAGATTCAGGAGTTTTACGGTTTGAACCCGGCTGAGATGACCGCCAAGGATATCATCAAGATAGTCAATATGTGGAAAGAGGCGGTTGTGAGACTGGACAAGATGATTTATGACGATGCTAAAAAAGAGTTCTCTTTATCATCCATGACTGGTTTTGGTGCTGATGGAAGTCGTGAAGAAAAGGTGCTTGATTTTGAACAGGTACGAGGAGACTTTGAAAGCAATCCTTTTGTTATGGCGGTACTGAAGCACATTGAAGATAAATCGGCTTTGGGCGATGAACTGATAGGTAGAATCAGTCCGTTGACATAG